In the Bacteroidales bacterium genome, CGATTTCTATTGCCTTAGTTACTTTTTGTCTTGTTTGTTTGGTTAAATCAAGAGGAAGCAAAATACTTCTGCATCCGTTGTAATGATTTTTTCCGTTGATTGAAATCACCGGGCACTTTGCATAACGTATTACGCGTGATGAATTTGCTCCTGAAGCTTTTTTGCCTTCCTCAACCTCACTTCTAGTTCCCAGTATTATAAATTTAGCATTTATTAATTCGGAAGTTTCAATGATTTTTGAATAAATTCTGCCATGAGCGAACATTGTTTTTACTGTTATTCTTTCTTTTTTGAAAGTTTCATCTGCGAGCTTGTCAAGGCGTTCGAGAACTTTTTCTTTCATTTTTTCGCTCTGGTCTTCTGTAAATATCTGGGCGAAAATTCCGGATTCTTCCATAACGTAAAGTAATGTTATGTCAAGTCTCATTTTGCGTGCAATATGGCATGCCTGACCAAGTGCAATTAACGACTGTTCATTAAAGTCGATTGGTACTAGAATTGTGTTTGCTGCTTTCATTAATTTAATAATTTAAAAATTCACTGCAAAGTTACTAATAAACAGTAAATTTAATGTTAAAAAAAGTTAAGAAAATTATTAAAAATAATTGCTGTGCATTTTTTTAGTAGTAGAATATACTTGTAACTTATAGCTTGTTGTTGGCAGTTTGTGGTTTGTTGTTGTTCGTAATTTCAACAAAAGAAAACATATTTAACATTATTTTTTTATAACTACAAACAACAAACATTTTAAATCACAAACAATTTTCACAGAATCATTCCATCTTTCATTGTGAGCTTTCTGTCAGCCATATCGGCAAAGTCACTATTGTGGGTGGCTATTAAAAAAGTTTGCTCGTATTGTTCTCTGAGTTTGAAAAATAATGAATGTAATTCTTTTGCATTTGTCGAATCGAGATTGCCGGAAGGCTCATCTGCCAATACTATACGTGGATTATTCATCAAAGCTCTGGCAACAGCAACTCTCTGCTGTTCGCCGCCCGAAAGTTGCGATGGTTTGTTTTCTGTTTTATTACCGATGTTCAGGAACTCAAGCAGTTTTCTGGCTTTTTCTTCTGCTTCTTTTTTGTTTGTATTGCGTATAAAAGCCGGAATCATAATATTTTCAAGTGCTGTAAATTCAGGTAGAAGATGATGAAACTGAAAAACAAAACCTATATTTTTATTTCTGAACTCCGATAGTTTTTTATCATTTAGTTTATTAACCTGAATGTTGTCAATTTCAACAATTCCCGAATCGCATTTATCAAGCGTTCCGATAATATTTAACAAAGTTGTTTTTCCTGCACCCGAAGCTCCTACAATAGAAACCACTTCTCCTTTTTTTATTTCAAGATTTATTCCTTTAAGGACTTCAAGATTTTCATAATGCTTATGAATATTTTGAACTTTAATCATTTTAATGTATTTTTGGCAAATATATACATATTTAATGGTTTGATTGATTAAATTAATTGATTTTTATTGAAACCGATAAATTGTTTAATTGCTAAATTGTTGTATGAAATTAGTGAGCTGTATTTATTTCCTTTCTGCTTCTTATTTCACCAACAATTAAACAATTTAACAATAGATTTTTAAGCAAGATTAAAACAAATAAAAGAACCGATTCATTTCAGAAAAAAATGACTGTGATTTCAATAATTGTTGCTGTTGCCGAAAATAATGTAATCGGAAAAGATAACAAACTGATATGGCATTTGCCCGCCGACCTTGTTAATTTTAAAAAAATTACAATGGGGCATCATATTATTATGGGAAGAAAAACTTTTGAATCTATTGGAAAACCATTGCCAGGCAGAACTTCAGTAATAATTACAAAACAAAAAGATTATAAAGTGGACGGCTGTATTACTGCAAATTCATTAGAAGAAGCTCTTGGAATTGCAAGTAATGATACTGAAGTTTTTATTGTAGGAGGAGCAGAAATATATCGCCAATCAATTGATATAGCTGATAAAATATATTTTACGAAAGTTTATGAAAATTTTGGAGGCGATGTCTTTTTTCCCGAAATTGACATGAACAAGTGGGAAATTTCTTCAAAAACTGATTTTTTACCCGATGAAAAGAATAAAATTCAATATTCTTTTATTATATTTGTAAAAAAATAACTGACTCAGCTCATGGTAAAATAAAAGGTTAGTGTATAATTAATATAGAAAAACAAAATAATAACTAAAAAATTATGATTATGAAAAAATTAATTTACTTATCATTTTCTATTGCATTGTTTGCAATAGCAATTACATACACATCATGCAAAAAAGACAAAGAAGACAAAGACACACAATCCGCCCTTGACCAATCAACTGCGCAAAATGCATTTGACGGTATTTTTAAAGAAGTTGATAATGGCATAAAACAGAGAGATACGGCTGTTCGCGGAAGCAGAGCCGACACAAGCATTTGTGCAACAATAACCTTATCAAGCTTTCATCCAACTCCAACCAATCCTGCAACTTTAACAATTGATTTTCATAATGGCTGTCTTGGAAATGATGGTGTTTTCAGAAGTGGTAAAATCATTGCTGTTATCACTGGCAAATATGATTCAGTGGGTACAATAGTTACAATAACTCCGCAAAACTATTATCACAATGGTATTTTAGTTGAAGGTACAAAAACCATTACTAATATGGGACATGTGGGAACAACAAATGGAACACATAATATGGTATGGCATGTTGTAGTTGCAAATGGAAAATTAACTTCATCAAATAAGCAAGTTATAACATGGCAATCAACTCAGGATATTGAGTGGATTGAGGGTGAAAGCACACATTGGCCTTTTATTGCCGATGACATTATTTTGCTTACGGGAAGCGGAAATGGCACAAATGTTAATGGAAATAATTTTTCTGCCAGAATAACAAAAGCGTTAAGAATTGCGCGTGCATGTAAATGGATTGAAAGTGGAACAATAGTTCTTACACCTGCGGATGGTGTTGACAGAACAGTTGATTTCGGTGATGGCACCTGTGATGGTAAACTTACCGTTACAATAAGCGGAAAGATATACGAAGTGATTTTGCCGTAAAAGTTTTAAAATAAACACAAATGAGAGCCGATTTGATAGTCGGCTCTTTTGTTTGTTTCTAAATACAATTTTTATATATATTTGCAAAATGTCAAGAGTATTAGCAATAGATTATGGAACAAAAAGAGTTGGAATAGCAGTATCCGACCCTTTGCAAATTATTGCTACTTCTCTCGCCACAGTTCATGCGAAAGATGTTTTAACTTTTTTAAAAGATTATACGAAAAAAGAAAATGTTGAATGTTTTGTTGTCGGCGAACCCAAACGTTTCAGCAATGAACCGTCGGAAGCAGAAAATTATATTAAAGTATTTCTAAAAATATTGGCAAGGGAATTTCCGGAAATACCTGTTAAAAGGGTTGATGAAAGATTTACATCGAAAATTGCAGCAAAAACAATTCTTGACAGCGGCGTTAATAAAAAATCAAGGCAGAATAAATTACTTACTGATAAAATAAGTGCCACATTAATATTACAAACTTACCTGGAATTAAAAACAAAATGATTTATCCTATTTTATCTTTCGGAAATAATATTTTAAGAGCAGAAGCAAAGAGTATCGAAAAAGATTACAAGGATTTGCAAAAGCTTATTGAGGATTTATTTGAAACAATGTATGCGGGAAATGGTGTGGGGCTTGCTGCTCCACAGATTGGTTTTTCTCTGCGGCTTTTTGTTATTGACGGAAATCCATACAGCAAAGATGAACCAAAGCTTAAGGATTTTAAAAAAGTTTTTATTAATGCAAAAATCGTTGAAGAAAAAGGTACAAAATGGCTTTTCAATGAAGGATGTCTCAGTTTTCCCAAACTTCGTGAAGATGTATCTCGCTTGCCAGAAATAAAAATTAATTATTACGATGAGAATTTTAATTTTCATGAAGAATATTATGACGGAATTACAGCAAGAATTATTCAACATGAATATGACCATATCATAGGAAAATTATTCGTTGACCATTTAAGTCCCCTGAAAAGACGACTTCTGAAAAGAAAACTTAGTGATATAAGTAAGGGAAATGTTGAGGTTGATTATAAAATGAAATTTTCAGCAAAGTAAAATAAGATGGAAACAAAAAAAATAATATCAGTAATTGCAATAGCAGCAATAATAATTGCCGGCTGCGGACCCTCAAAACAGAAAAAAATAAATGAAATAAAAATCCTTGAGGATAAAATTAAAACAAGCGATATTAAAAATGACAAGCAATTGGTTAATGATTACATTGTTGCCTGTAAAGATTATTGCAGGCGCTTTCCCGATGATTCATTGTCGCCGAAATATTTGTTCGGGTTAGCTGTGGTTTCGATGACAATCGGAAATTCACAGGATGCAATAGGATTTTTAGATGAAGTTTGCAAAAAATATCCTAATAGTGCAAGAGTTGCTGACGCATTATTGCAAAAAGCGATATTATATGATACGCAATTGAATAATACGAAAACTGCCGGAATACTATACCATGAATTTATCACAAAATATCCCAATGACAAAAATGTACAGGTAGCAAAAGATGCTTTATCGGTACTTGGCAAAAGTCCTGAAGAAGTATTAAATAGTTTTAAAAAAGATAGTACTAATGTGAAATAGAATATTTGTGAAAAAGCTTAATATTCTTGTTTTAAAATCTTATGTAAGCCCTTTTATTGCAACATTTTTTATTGCAATATTCGTATTGCTGATGCAATTTTTATGGAAATACGTTGACGACATGGTAGGGAAGGGGCTTGAATGGATTACTCTCGCAAAACTGCTCGTTTATGCTTCGGCAACTTTCGTTCCGCTGGCATTACCGCTTGCAATTTTGCTTTCATCAATAATGACATTCGGTAATCTTGCCGAAAACAATGAGCTTGTTGCTATAAAAGCCGCCGGGATTTCATTACAGAAAACAATGAGACCGCTTGTTATTCTCACAATAGCAATGTGCTTTGTTGCTTTTTATTTTTCCAATTATATTTTACCTGTGGCAAATCTGAAATTCGGTTCATTGCTGTTCGATATCAGGGAACAAAAGCCGGCATTCAATATAAGAGAAGGAATTTTTTATAACGAAATTGAAGGTTATGTGATAAAAGTAGCAAAAAAAGAATCCGATGGTCAAACTGTTCGCAACATAATGATATACGACCATACAGGAAACATGGGCGGCTATTGCCTTACATCTGCCGATAGCGGGAAAATGTATATGACAAAAGATAAAAAGTTTCTTTTGTTAAAATTGTTCAGCGGTTATAATTATAATGAGAAACAAAATCCCTCAAATGATAAATCTTATACGTATCCTTTTCAGAGAATAAAATTTTCTGAGCAAAACATACGTTTCGATTTGTCTTCTTTTTCAATGACAAGAACTGACGAAGGTTTGTTTAAAGATAATTACCAAATGCTTAATATAAAGCAATTGCGACGAGAGATTGATTCATTGTCAAAACAGAAAGATTCTGCACAAAAAAAATATACTTTTGACCTTTTTCAGAAATTTTATTATTTAAGTAAAAAGTATAATGATAAAAATAAAGATACCATTGCCAAAAATATAGATTATAAAAATGATAATATAATTTCAATTTTCAGAAAGGAAGATAGAAACAAGATATTAGAAGCATCCGTAAATTTTATGAGAGGCACAAAAGAATCGGTTTTTTATTACAAAGAAGACCAGCAAACCAGAAAAAAAATTCTTGCACGCAATAAAATCGAATGGCACAGAAAATTTACTTTGTCGTTTGCCTGTTTGATTTTGTTTTTCATAGGAGCTCCCCTTGGAGCAATAATCAGGAAGGGTGGCTTCGGAATGCCTGTTGTTGTTTCAATTGTTTTTTTCGTTATATTTCATGTTTTATCAAAAACAGGAGAAGAAATGGTTAAGGAAGGTGCTATTTCGGTATTTTCAGGAATGTGGATGGCATCAATGATTTTATTTCCTGTTGGTATTTTGCTAACTATGAAAGCTACAACGGACTCTTCAATATTTAATAGGGAAGCATATTCAATGTTTTTAAGAAAAATTTTTGGAATGAGAAAATTTAACAAATAATAAATGAAAATTCTCCAGATTTGCAATAAAATTCCATATCCTTTTAATGAAGGGAGCAGCATAGCCATAAATCTTATCACCGATGGCTTGATTAAAAGAAACAATAAGGTTAAGCTATTGGCTATAAATACTCCCAAACATTTTATTGAGCTGGCAAATATTCCCGAAGATTACAGAAAAAAAACCAATATAGAATCGGTATTTGTTGATACTGATGTGAAATTTATCTATGCTTTTTTGAATTTATTCTCAAATAAATCATACAATATAATAAGATTTTACGATGAAACTTTTGAAAAAAAACTCATAGAAGTACTTAAATCGGAAATTTATGATGTTGTTCAGATAGAGAGTATTTTTATTGCGCCGTATCTTGAAACGATTCGTAAATATTCAAATGCAAAAGTTGTAATGCGTGAACATAACATCGAATTTCTTATATGGCAAAGATTATCACAAAGCTGTAAAAATCCGCTAAAGAAATTTTATCTTGATATTTTGTTTAAAAGATTAAAAAAATACGAAATGACAATGCTTGATAGATATGACGGCATTGCAGCAATATCAGGGATAGATGTGGAAACAATTAAAAAACTTGGATGCAGAATACCGGTTACCAATATTCCTATTGGCATAAATATTGAGAATTATGATATTCAAAATAAGGGGGAGGAGTTTCCTTCATTATTTCATATCGGGAGCATGAATTGGATGCCAAATCAGGAAGCGGTTAAATGGTTTGTAAATAATGTATGGCAATCGGTATTAAAAAGGTATCCGCAATTAAAATTTTATCTTGCTGGAAAGAAAGCTCCGATGTGGCTGAAAAATATAAATGTTCCGAATGTTACTTTTGTTGGTGAAGTTGAAAGTGCAAAGGATTTTATGCTATCTAAAAGTATAATGGTTGTTCCATTGCTTTCGGGAAGCGGAATGCGTGTGAAAATTATTGAAGGAATGGCACTCGGTAAAACAATTATTTCAACAACTATAGGAGCTGAAGGTATTGATTGTACCAATGGTGAAAATATTCTCATTGCCGATACACCCGAAGAATTTCTTTTAGCAATCGGTAAATGTATCGAAGACAAGGATTACTGCAAAAAAATCGGAAATAATGCGAGGCAACTGATTGTTGAAAAGTACAATAACGATATGATTATTGAAAAATTAGTAGGGTTTTACCAAGAGTTAAATAAAAAACATCTTCAAGAACCCGACAATAATTCTGCATTTTAGAAATTCTTTAATAATTTTTTGTAGTTATAGGGAAGGTGAATCAAATTCCTGATAAATGGAATTCTGACTTTTAAATTCGGGAACAATTTCTTTCATTTTTCTGACAATTGCATTGTTATCCTGAATTTTCGCTGATTCTCCAAGTTCATTTATTTTTTTATTAACAAAATCATTGTTGTATTCTCTGACTTTCGCAATCATTATTTTGGGATGATGTGTATGCGTTGTGTTTTCTTCATCATTAAGTAATTCCTCATAAAGTTTTTCGCCGGGGCGCAATCCTGTGTAAATTAAATGAATGTCTTTACCGAGTGTTAATCGCGAAAGTTTAATCATCTTCTTTGCAAGGTCGGTAATCTTAATGGACTTGCCCATATCGAAAATAAATATTTCTCCGCCTTTTCCCATTGCTCCCGCTTCAAGAACAAGCTGACATGCTTCAGGTATCGTCATAAAAAATCTTGTAATTTCAGGATGTGTAACGGTAATAGGTCCGCCTTTTTCAATTTGTTTTCTGAATCTTTCAATTACCGAACCATTTGATTCGAGAACATTTCCGAATCGTGTGGTTATAAATTTTGTTTTTGATTTTCCGTTGAGGGATTGTGTGTAAATTTCAGCAATTCGTTTTGAAGCACCCATAATTCCTGTCGGATTTACAGCTTTATCTGTTGAAATCATTATGAATTTATCTGTTCCGTATTCTATAGACAAATCGGCAAGAATTTTTGTTCCGTTCACATTTGTGTTAACAGACTCAACCGGATTATTTTCCATCATGGGAACATGCTTGTATGCTGCAGAATGATAAACTATTTCAGGTTTATAAGTTTGGAAAATATTTTTAACGCGTTCATGATTTCTTATATCGCACAAAATAAATTCAGCATTATTGAATCTTAAATTTTCTTTTACTTCGAGTTCGAGTTCGTACAAAGGTGTTTCTGCCTGGTCAATAAGAAGCATCTTTTTTGGAGAGTATTCTACGAGTTGCTTTACAAGTCCGCTTCCAATCGAACCAGCAGCACCGGTTATCAAAATGGTTTTGTTTAAGGTTTGCTTGCTGATGCTTGTTTTATCGAGTATTATCACATCTCTTTCTAAAAGTTCTTCGATTTTTATCTTTTTTATTTGTTTGAAACTCAGTTCTCCGTTTATCCATCGCTCAACAGGCGGAACACTCAATACTCTTATGTTATATTGTAATGCTTTTTCAATAATTTCGTTTTTACTGTCAGGTGAAATAT is a window encoding:
- a CDS encoding universal stress protein — its product is MKAANTILVPIDFNEQSLIALGQACHIARKMRLDITLLYVMEESGIFAQIFTEDQSEKMKEKVLERLDKLADETFKKERITVKTMFAHGRIYSKIIETSELINAKFIILGTRSEVEEGKKASGANSSRVIRYAKCPVISINGKNHYNGCRSILLPLDLTKQTRQKVTKAIEIAKYFGSTIKVMSALMTGQDYVIKKLKGQIYQVKDIIEEKNIKCTAEIVTTTKKEKTLAQAILNYAKKQKDIDLIILMTQQEVNWVEFFVGSTTSEVIRTTDIPVMTITPSHFDGTREILAY
- a CDS encoding ABC transporter ATP-binding protein; translation: MIKVQNIHKHYENLEVLKGINLEIKKGEVVSIVGASGAGKTTLLNIIGTLDKCDSGIVEIDNIQVNKLNDKKLSEFRNKNIGFVFQFHHLLPEFTALENIMIPAFIRNTNKKEAEEKARKLLEFLNIGNKTENKPSQLSGGEQQRVAVARALMNNPRIVLADEPSGNLDSTNAKELHSLFFKLREQYEQTFLIATHNSDFADMADRKLTMKDGMIL
- a CDS encoding dihydrofolate reductase, with the protein product MTVISIIVAVAENNVIGKDNKLIWHLPADLVNFKKITMGHHIIMGRKTFESIGKPLPGRTSVIITKQKDYKVDGCITANSLEEALGIASNDTEVFIVGGAEIYRQSIDIADKIYFTKVYENFGGDVFFPEIDMNKWEISSKTDFLPDEKNKIQYSFIIFVKK
- the ruvX gene encoding Holliday junction resolvase RuvX is translated as MSRVLAIDYGTKRVGIAVSDPLQIIATSLATVHAKDVLTFLKDYTKKENVECFVVGEPKRFSNEPSEAENYIKVFLKILAREFPEIPVKRVDERFTSKIAAKTILDSGVNKKSRQNKLLTDKISATLILQTYLELKTK
- the def gene encoding peptide deformylase, whose translation is MIYPILSFGNNILRAEAKSIEKDYKDLQKLIEDLFETMYAGNGVGLAAPQIGFSLRLFVIDGNPYSKDEPKLKDFKKVFINAKIVEEKGTKWLFNEGCLSFPKLREDVSRLPEIKINYYDENFNFHEEYYDGITARIIQHEYDHIIGKLFVDHLSPLKRRLLKRKLSDISKGNVEVDYKMKFSAK
- a CDS encoding tetratricopeptide repeat protein, which gives rise to METKKIISVIAIAAIIIAGCGPSKQKKINEIKILEDKIKTSDIKNDKQLVNDYIVACKDYCRRFPDDSLSPKYLFGLAVVSMTIGNSQDAIGFLDEVCKKYPNSARVADALLQKAILYDTQLNNTKTAGILYHEFITKYPNDKNVQVAKDALSVLGKSPEEVLNSFKKDSTNVK
- a CDS encoding LptF/LptG family permease — encoded protein: MKKLNILVLKSYVSPFIATFFIAIFVLLMQFLWKYVDDMVGKGLEWITLAKLLVYASATFVPLALPLAILLSSIMTFGNLAENNELVAIKAAGISLQKTMRPLVILTIAMCFVAFYFSNYILPVANLKFGSLLFDIREQKPAFNIREGIFYNEIEGYVIKVAKKESDGQTVRNIMIYDHTGNMGGYCLTSADSGKMYMTKDKKFLLLKLFSGYNYNEKQNPSNDKSYTYPFQRIKFSEQNIRFDLSSFSMTRTDEGLFKDNYQMLNIKQLRREIDSLSKQKDSAQKKYTFDLFQKFYYLSKKYNDKNKDTIAKNIDYKNDNIISIFRKEDRNKILEASVNFMRGTKESVFYYKEDQQTRKKILARNKIEWHRKFTLSFACLILFFIGAPLGAIIRKGGFGMPVVVSIVFFVIFHVLSKTGEEMVKEGAISVFSGMWMASMILFPVGILLTMKATTDSSIFNREAYSMFLRKIFGMRKFNK
- a CDS encoding glycosyltransferase family 4 protein, which codes for MKILQICNKIPYPFNEGSSIAINLITDGLIKRNNKVKLLAINTPKHFIELANIPEDYRKKTNIESVFVDTDVKFIYAFLNLFSNKSYNIIRFYDETFEKKLIEVLKSEIYDVVQIESIFIAPYLETIRKYSNAKVVMREHNIEFLIWQRLSQSCKNPLKKFYLDILFKRLKKYEMTMLDRYDGIAAISGIDVETIKKLGCRIPVTNIPIGINIENYDIQNKGEEFPSLFHIGSMNWMPNQEAVKWFVNNVWQSVLKRYPQLKFYLAGKKAPMWLKNINVPNVTFVGEVESAKDFMLSKSIMVVPLLSGSGMRVKIIEGMALGKTIISTTIGAEGIDCTNGENILIADTPEEFLLAIGKCIEDKDYCKKIGNNARQLIVEKYNNDMIIEKLVGFYQELNKKHLQEPDNNSAF
- a CDS encoding nucleoside-diphosphate sugar epimerase/dehydratase; protein product: MVLFQQNTPRWLIFLVDIFICFLSVIVAYELRFNFVLPENEIARIPKGIAVVLFVRGISFIIGKTYAGIIKYTSSKDAERIFIVLVCGSLTFVLLNFLKFYFVNHAYVLPFSIVIIDFLFTILAMTGIRLFVKSLFWEITNPSKDKKNVIIIGAGEHGLITKRSLDRDAGTKYKVIAFIDVDKNKIGKKVEGINIYGQNEIDTLLENNEIENIILSVKNISPDSKNEIIEKALQYNIRVLSVPPVERWINGELSFKQIKKIKIEELLERDVIILDKTSISKQTLNKTILITGAAGSIGSGLVKQLVEYSPKKMLLIDQAETPLYELELEVKENLRFNNAEFILCDIRNHERVKNIFQTYKPEIVYHSAAYKHVPMMENNPVESVNTNVNGTKILADLSIEYGTDKFIMISTDKAVNPTGIMGASKRIAEIYTQSLNGKSKTKFITTRFGNVLESNGSVIERFRKQIEKGGPITVTHPEITRFFMTIPEACQLVLEAGAMGKGGEIFIFDMGKSIKITDLAKKMIKLSRLTLGKDIHLIYTGLRPGEKLYEELLNDEENTTHTHHPKIMIAKVREYNNDFVNKKINELGESAKIQDNNAIVRKMKEIVPEFKSQNSIYQEFDSPSL